From the Hymenobacter yonginensis genome, one window contains:
- a CDS encoding aldehyde dehydrogenase family protein, whose product METLERTTTLVERPKFKSHYDNFIGGKWVAPVNGQYFENPSPIDGKAFCKVARSTKEDIELALDAAHEAFKSWSKASATTRSNVLLKIADIMEANLAHLAAVETVENGKAIRETMAADLPLCIDHFRYFAGVIRAEEGSATELNETTLSLVIQEPLGVVGQIIPWNFPLLMATWKLAPALAAGCCVVMKPAEQTPASIMVLMELIQDVIPAGVVNVVNGFGLEAGKPLASNKRVQKVSFTGETTTGRLILQYAAENIIPVTMELGGKSPNIFCKSVMDADDDFLDKCLEGAAMFALNQGEICTCPSRLLIHEDIYDEFMPRLIERVKAIKLGHPLDPETMMGAQASNDQYEKILSYLEIGKAEGAEVLTGGEAHRDHAHDELHDGYYIQPTIFRGHNKMRIFQEEIFGPVLSVTTFKDNDEAIELANDTLYGLGAGLWSRDAHELYQMPRAIQAGRVWVNCYHDYPAGAPFGGYKASGFGRENHKMMLSHYRQTKNMLISYSQQKLGFF is encoded by the coding sequence ATGGAAACCCTGGAAAGAACCACCACGCTTGTTGAGCGCCCCAAGTTCAAATCCCACTACGACAACTTCATTGGCGGCAAGTGGGTCGCGCCGGTGAACGGGCAGTATTTCGAGAATCCCTCGCCGATTGATGGCAAGGCCTTCTGCAAAGTAGCCCGCAGCACCAAAGAGGACATCGAGTTGGCCCTCGACGCTGCCCACGAGGCGTTCAAGAGCTGGAGCAAGGCCTCGGCCACCACGCGCAGCAACGTGCTGCTCAAGATTGCCGACATCATGGAGGCCAACCTGGCCCACTTGGCCGCCGTGGAAACCGTGGAAAACGGCAAAGCCATCCGCGAAACCATGGCCGCCGACCTGCCGCTGTGCATCGACCACTTCCGCTACTTCGCCGGCGTGATTCGGGCCGAGGAAGGCTCCGCCACGGAGCTCAACGAAACCACCCTGTCCTTAGTGATTCAGGAGCCGCTGGGCGTGGTGGGCCAGATTATTCCCTGGAACTTCCCGCTGCTGATGGCTACCTGGAAGCTGGCCCCGGCGCTGGCCGCCGGCTGCTGCGTAGTGATGAAGCCCGCCGAGCAGACGCCTGCCAGCATCATGGTGCTGATGGAGCTGATTCAGGACGTTATTCCGGCCGGCGTGGTGAACGTGGTGAACGGCTTCGGGTTGGAAGCCGGCAAGCCGCTGGCCTCCAACAAGCGCGTGCAGAAGGTGTCGTTCACAGGTGAAACCACCACGGGCCGCCTTATTCTGCAGTACGCCGCCGAAAACATCATCCCCGTGACCATGGAGCTGGGCGGCAAGTCGCCGAACATCTTCTGCAAATCGGTGATGGATGCCGATGACGACTTCCTCGACAAGTGCCTGGAAGGTGCGGCCATGTTTGCCCTCAACCAGGGCGAAATCTGCACCTGCCCTTCGCGCCTGCTCATCCACGAGGACATCTACGACGAGTTTATGCCGCGCCTGATTGAGCGCGTGAAAGCCATCAAGCTCGGTCACCCGCTCGACCCCGAAACCATGATGGGCGCGCAGGCCAGCAACGACCAGTACGAGAAAATCCTGAGCTACCTGGAAATTGGGAAGGCCGAAGGCGCCGAGGTGCTGACCGGCGGCGAGGCTCACCGCGACCATGCCCACGACGAGCTGCACGACGGCTACTACATCCAGCCCACCATCTTCCGCGGCCATAACAAAATGCGGATCTTCCAGGAGGAAATCTTTGGCCCGGTGCTGTCCGTGACGACGTTCAAGGACAACGATGAAGCCATTGAGCTGGCCAACGACACGCTCTACGGCCTCGGCGCCGGCCTCTGGAGCCGCGACGCGCACGAGCTGTACCAGATGCCCCGCGCCATCCAGGCCGGCCGCGTGTGGGTGAACTGCTACCACGACTACCCAGCCGGCGCGCCCTTCGGTGGCTACAAGGCCTCCGGTTTCGGCCGCGAAAACCACAAGATGATGCTGAGCCACTACCGGCAGACCAAGAACATGCTGATTTCCTACAGCCAGCAGAAACTGGGCTTCTTCTAG
- a CDS encoding DUF779 domain-containing protein: MSQTQTPRVLVTPAAEATIDLLRDEHGPLMFHQSGGCCDGSSPMCFAKGEFRIGGNDVWLGQIHGCDFFMSTSQFEYWQHTQLTVDVVKGRGASFSLEIPLGVRFLIRSRLFTQEEEANMAPALQGEEYLESQQA, encoded by the coding sequence ATGTCCCAGACCCAAACTCCCCGCGTCCTCGTGACGCCCGCCGCCGAGGCCACCATCGATTTGCTACGCGACGAGCACGGCCCGCTGATGTTCCACCAGAGCGGCGGCTGCTGCGACGGCTCGTCGCCGATGTGCTTTGCCAAGGGCGAATTCCGCATCGGCGGCAACGACGTGTGGCTGGGCCAAATCCACGGTTGCGACTTTTTCATGAGCACCAGCCAGTTTGAGTACTGGCAGCACACCCAGCTCACCGTAGACGTGGTGAAAGGCCGCGGGGCCAGCTTCTCGCTGGAAATCCCGCTGGGCGTTCGGTTCCTGATTCGCTCCCGGCTGTTCACGCAGGAAGAAGAAGCAAACATGGCCCCCGCACTGCAAGGCGAAGAATACCTGGAAAGCCAGCAGGCGTAG
- a CDS encoding YybH family protein has translation MKPFLGLLLGGALLASCSKPAPEAAAVDIKTLNQQFVGAWNAKNTLQIDSLLADDVQYAQGATRFNGKSEVADKWVRATMGTIADLKLYGTSTGSDATMAYEAGTFSTEVLPEAPGQPRGEGEGNFILLWKKNAKNAWKLSYVQLEGLPVKVAN, from the coding sequence ATGAAACCCTTTCTCGGTCTCCTGCTCGGGGGCGCTCTGCTGGCCTCCTGCTCTAAACCTGCTCCTGAAGCTGCCGCCGTCGACATAAAAACGCTCAACCAGCAGTTCGTGGGAGCCTGGAACGCCAAGAACACCCTGCAGATCGACTCGCTGCTGGCCGACGACGTGCAGTACGCCCAGGGCGCTACGCGCTTCAACGGCAAGTCGGAAGTGGCCGATAAGTGGGTGCGCGCCACCATGGGCACCATCGCCGACCTGAAGCTCTACGGCACCTCCACCGGCTCCGACGCCACCATGGCCTACGAGGCCGGCACGTTCTCCACGGAAGTGCTGCCCGAAGCCCCAGGTCAGCCCCGCGGTGAGGGCGAAGGCAACTTCATCCTGCTCTGGAAAAAGAACGCCAAAAACGCCTGGAAGCTCAGCTACGTGCAGCTCGAAGGCCTGCCCGTGAAAGTGGCCAACTAG
- a CDS encoding glycine zipper 2TM domain-containing protein, translating into MKKASLFLAFVMFFSTIFSGYAQDRKVSSSAKGAIIGGLGGAAAGALINKKNRVVGGAVGGAAGGGLGYVIGRNADNKRRAEAARVAAARRAEANRAAAYRAGIAKGNATARANNNNAMAATAAAAAAPSMMNSLAPAASSPSAFAMSTGYLPNESYGNRNAAYPSSEVRRKSW; encoded by the coding sequence ATGAAAAAGGCAAGTTTGTTTCTCGCATTTGTGATGTTCTTCTCCACCATCTTCAGCGGCTACGCTCAGGACCGCAAGGTGAGCTCCAGCGCTAAAGGAGCTATTATTGGTGGATTAGGTGGCGCTGCTGCCGGTGCCCTCATCAACAAGAAAAACCGCGTAGTGGGTGGTGCCGTGGGTGGTGCTGCCGGTGGTGGCCTGGGTTACGTCATTGGCCGCAACGCCGACAACAAGCGCCGTGCTGAAGCGGCCCGCGTAGCCGCCGCCCGCCGCGCCGAGGCCAATCGCGCCGCTGCCTACCGTGCTGGCATTGCCAAAGGCAACGCTACGGCCCGCGCTAACAACAACAACGCCATGGCCGCTACGGCTGCCGCCGCCGCTGCTCCTTCCATGATGAACAGCCTGGCTCCCGCCGCTTCCAGCCCATCGGCCTTTGCCATGAGCACCGGCTACCTGCCCAACGAGTCGTACGGCAACCGCAACGCTGCTTACCCTTCGTCGGAAGTGCGCCGGAAGAGCTGGTAG
- a CDS encoding alpha/beta hydrolase, which yields MKALWSTVVMGCLPLLLHAQGAPFSIYSNTIPNSRPSSLQEKTITLENGGIRVSDVVQPTLQVFRPAQGKANGTAVIICPGGGYVRLSMDNEGSDVAKRLTEMGITAFVLKYRLPNDQLQPDKTTAPLQDAQQAIRLVRQRAADYGLNPARIGLMGFSAGGHLASTAGTHFTQPVGTSADATSVRPDFLVLLYPVISFTDSLAHAGSRRSLLGPAPTPDQLRLYSNEQHVTPQTPPTFLVHAQDDQTVPVLNSVRFYEACVRHSVPAEMHLYPKGGHGFGLNNKTTKDSWHERLQNWLDANGWLAP from the coding sequence ATGAAAGCCCTCTGGTCCACCGTTGTTATGGGATGCCTGCCCCTGCTGCTGCACGCGCAAGGCGCGCCGTTTTCCATCTACTCCAACACCATCCCGAACTCCCGGCCCAGCAGCCTGCAGGAAAAGACCATCACGCTCGAAAACGGCGGCATTCGGGTGTCTGACGTGGTGCAGCCGACGCTGCAGGTGTTTCGGCCGGCCCAGGGCAAAGCCAACGGCACGGCCGTTATCATCTGCCCCGGCGGCGGCTACGTGCGGCTTTCCATGGACAACGAAGGCTCCGACGTGGCCAAGCGGCTCACTGAAATGGGCATCACCGCCTTCGTGCTCAAATACCGCCTCCCCAACGACCAGCTCCAGCCCGACAAAACCACCGCGCCGCTGCAGGACGCCCAGCAGGCCATCCGGCTGGTGCGCCAGCGCGCCGCCGACTACGGCCTCAACCCGGCCCGAATTGGGCTGATGGGCTTCTCGGCGGGCGGACACTTGGCATCCACGGCTGGCACCCACTTCACGCAGCCCGTGGGCACCAGCGCCGACGCCACCTCCGTCCGGCCCGATTTTCTGGTGCTGCTCTACCCCGTCATCAGCTTCACCGATAGCCTGGCCCACGCCGGCTCGCGCCGCAGCCTACTCGGCCCCGCCCCCACCCCCGACCAGCTCCGACTCTACTCCAACGAGCAGCACGTAACGCCCCAGACGCCGCCCACCTTCCTGGTGCACGCCCAGGACGACCAAACGGTGCCCGTGCTCAACAGCGTGCGGTTTTACGAGGCCTGCGTGCGCCACAGCGTGCCCGCCGAAATGCACCTCTACCCCAAAGGCGGCCACGGCTTCGGGTTGAACAACAAAACCACCAAAGACAGCTGGCACGAGCGGCTGCAGAACTGGCTCGACGCCAACGGCTGGCTCGCGCCGTAG
- a CDS encoding DUF6493 family protein, translated as MTTIETFEHIIRRQKPAQLVPFLLQLPKNEVVAVRKKTRQLQRELEQFRDLGGGSWGRTSTPEQLLMLLLAGLRTYSRKEALSASFRIWELQPKDMPYFWAVLEHTRPDWLADFYALRADRNSWDRPSYALLRELENRQLLAHQPRLFAHALPGLVSELGTELSRLTPVPANATAAMAARLAADPVLLARDLPLLFDYDTFVDGQQGHVQPPMTQKDQLNALGQYAWQHWETRHPRQIVTWLDVLLELERTGHLQRADLLSRCLLALRRDFRRPLLTWFKNLFLGLQPTLAERLARQADLVDLLAHPLPLVVNFALDQLKDLWAHSDFASAPPLLYAESLLTRHDVKTGIRTLFGGLEKLLKREAGVAPTLAALASTALAHADAAVQERAAKLLKTLLSAPKPLLTAAEAADTIAGLCLYADLLAPAARALLLPYLPLEDDDSSFSDAVSYVPQTGFVADISAATAIAPVRDWHELLFLTGQLVQQRQPAEVERWLDGLLRLRGQFPADYARQLHPYLVQALPWVLQGKLEDETRAALLTFSFGNHNGQQELLLALLMSWYLGFPHLKVPQVSLSSAQYHHPDPLLRVEQQRLAAVEEALWAFAAPLPLLSTPTHSPHWVAPSVLVQKLLDYEAAGQEPNSADLCLALARTALSAPDDAATARNLLPRFRNADLRQLLTSFLGPPTPEVALPTTLPKPPQRRFSGRLAQLIPFLRNTAAPAASPDCTATLPWLWAVAARTRQPHAPLPALQHCATYPGVDMPWQPTWKIQQNSHTYKQTWNKEKPVVTEYWQELVVEVPTPQHKLPSGLLLYSLHASVAARNNYSLWATATDLPFLLTLLPNHPEPLYWHLIRIGCRTADKDTSSQDALRVVLHSLLQPGPAFTEAATLLLALSLTHAAPNCRAVALEVLLAAVDNGRLVPGALGTVLGQLLDTGFAPVQRLTDALAQARAISALVDDALRQLLDSLLPLLPAAPLRNTRKLIEAYADLQGRTRQAVPEAVQQNLRAWSSSATLKKATAGLLSA; from the coding sequence ATGACCACCATCGAAACTTTCGAGCACATTATTCGCCGCCAGAAGCCGGCGCAGCTGGTGCCTTTTCTGCTGCAGCTCCCCAAAAATGAAGTAGTGGCGGTCCGGAAGAAAACCCGGCAGCTGCAGCGGGAGCTGGAGCAGTTCCGCGACCTGGGCGGCGGCAGCTGGGGCCGCACCAGCACGCCGGAGCAGCTGCTGATGCTCTTGCTGGCTGGCCTGCGCACCTACTCCCGCAAGGAGGCCCTGAGTGCCAGCTTCCGCATCTGGGAGCTGCAGCCGAAGGATATGCCCTATTTCTGGGCCGTGCTGGAGCACACCCGCCCCGATTGGCTGGCCGACTTTTACGCCCTGCGGGCCGACCGCAACAGCTGGGACCGGCCGTCTTACGCGCTGCTGCGGGAGCTGGAAAACCGGCAGCTTCTGGCCCACCAGCCGCGCCTGTTTGCCCACGCGCTGCCGGGGCTGGTTTCAGAGCTGGGCACGGAGCTGAGCCGCCTCACGCCGGTGCCGGCCAACGCCACCGCCGCCATGGCCGCCCGCCTGGCCGCCGACCCCGTATTGTTGGCCCGCGACCTGCCGCTGCTATTCGACTACGACACTTTCGTCGACGGGCAGCAGGGCCACGTGCAGCCACCCATGACCCAGAAAGACCAGCTAAACGCGCTGGGCCAATACGCCTGGCAGCACTGGGAAACGCGGCACCCGCGCCAGATTGTAACCTGGCTGGACGTGCTGCTGGAGCTGGAGCGCACTGGCCACCTGCAGCGCGCCGACCTGCTCAGCCGCTGTCTGCTGGCGCTGCGCCGCGACTTCCGCCGCCCGCTCCTGACGTGGTTCAAAAACCTGTTTCTGGGCCTGCAGCCGACGCTGGCCGAGCGGCTGGCTCGCCAAGCCGATTTGGTAGACCTGCTGGCCCATCCGCTGCCGCTGGTCGTCAACTTCGCGCTGGATCAGCTCAAGGACCTGTGGGCGCATTCTGATTTCGCCTCGGCCCCGCCCCTGCTCTACGCCGAAAGCCTGCTTACCCGCCACGATGTCAAAACCGGTATCCGGACCCTGTTTGGCGGGCTGGAGAAGCTGCTGAAGCGCGAGGCCGGCGTGGCGCCCACGCTCGCGGCACTGGCTTCCACGGCCCTCGCCCACGCCGATGCCGCCGTTCAGGAGCGCGCCGCCAAGCTCCTGAAAACCCTGCTCAGCGCCCCCAAGCCGCTACTCACGGCCGCCGAAGCGGCCGATACCATCGCCGGCCTCTGCCTCTACGCCGACCTGCTGGCCCCGGCCGCCCGCGCCCTGCTCCTGCCCTACCTGCCGCTGGAAGACGATGATTCGTCTTTCAGCGACGCTGTATCCTACGTGCCGCAAACCGGCTTCGTGGCTGATATTTCCGCCGCCACGGCCATAGCGCCGGTGCGCGACTGGCACGAGTTGCTGTTTCTGACCGGGCAGCTCGTGCAGCAGCGTCAGCCAGCGGAAGTGGAGCGCTGGCTAGATGGCCTGCTGCGCCTGCGCGGCCAGTTTCCAGCCGACTATGCCCGGCAGCTGCACCCGTATCTGGTGCAGGCGCTGCCCTGGGTGCTGCAGGGCAAGTTGGAAGACGAGACGCGGGCGGCGCTGCTCACGTTTTCCTTCGGCAACCACAACGGGCAGCAGGAGCTGCTGCTGGCCCTGCTTATGAGCTGGTACCTGGGGTTTCCGCACCTGAAAGTGCCGCAGGTGTCCTTGAGTTCCGCCCAGTACCACCACCCCGACCCGCTGCTACGCGTGGAGCAGCAGCGCCTGGCCGCCGTGGAGGAAGCCCTGTGGGCTTTTGCCGCGCCGCTGCCGCTGCTCAGTACGCCCACCCACTCGCCGCACTGGGTGGCGCCCTCCGTGCTGGTGCAGAAGCTGCTGGACTATGAGGCCGCCGGCCAAGAGCCCAACTCCGCCGACCTGTGCCTGGCCCTGGCCCGCACTGCCCTGTCTGCCCCCGACGACGCGGCCACGGCCCGCAACCTGCTGCCCCGCTTCCGAAACGCCGACCTGCGCCAGCTGCTGACGTCGTTTCTCGGGCCTCCCACCCCGGAAGTAGCGCTACCGACCACCCTGCCGAAGCCGCCGCAACGCCGGTTTTCGGGCCGGCTGGCCCAGCTGATTCCGTTTCTGCGCAACACGGCCGCCCCGGCCGCCAGCCCCGACTGCACCGCCACGCTGCCCTGGCTGTGGGCAGTAGCGGCCCGCACCCGCCAGCCCCACGCCCCGCTGCCGGCTCTGCAGCACTGCGCCACCTACCCCGGCGTGGATATGCCCTGGCAGCCCACCTGGAAAATCCAGCAGAACTCGCACACCTACAAGCAAACCTGGAACAAAGAGAAGCCCGTTGTGACCGAATACTGGCAGGAGCTGGTGGTAGAGGTGCCGACGCCGCAGCACAAGCTGCCTTCCGGCCTGCTGCTGTATTCGCTGCACGCCAGTGTGGCGGCCCGCAACAACTATTCGCTGTGGGCTACGGCCACGGACCTGCCGTTTCTGCTCACGCTGCTGCCCAACCACCCCGAGCCGCTGTACTGGCACCTGATCCGCATCGGCTGCCGCACCGCCGACAAAGACACGTCGTCGCAGGATGCCCTGCGGGTGGTGCTGCACAGCCTGCTGCAGCCGGGGCCGGCCTTCACCGAAGCTGCCACGCTGCTGCTGGCCCTGAGCCTCACGCACGCCGCCCCCAACTGCCGGGCCGTGGCGCTGGAAGTGCTGCTGGCCGCCGTTGACAACGGCCGGCTGGTGCCGGGGGCGTTGGGCACTGTTCTGGGCCAGCTGCTGGACACTGGCTTCGCGCCCGTGCAGCGCCTTACCGATGCGCTGGCCCAGGCCCGTGCCATCAGCGCGCTGGTGGATGACGCGCTGCGCCAGCTGCTGGATAGCCTGCTGCCGCTGCTGCCGGCCGCACCGCTGCGCAACACCCGCAAGCTGATTGAAGCCTACGCCGACCTGCAGGGCCGCACCCGGCAGGCAGTACCGGAGGCCGTGCAGCAGAATTTGCGCGCCTGGAGCAGCTCGGCCACGCTGAAGAAAGCCACGGCTGGCCTGCTTAGCGCCTAA
- a CDS encoding SWIM zinc finger family protein produces the protein MTDFAYAYARPSALETGPEGQALLLSAFAENAADAAGTACFFRGRLRDSWLAARGLSTLAKVVAARFVPQSAVLRDPIVTAGAGRLRFEAFSSCNGVYARLDLGPEALDGEFLCSGTTNVDFNEPMVNALARISRTEPVLLSVGEQEVVLERAEGRVTERKVALPERWIKGLTTVQGYLAQMEEKLRLTRLQAVQLVQSLPAGTARTDFFLVMRGMRPSFAAVASPGAVRVGGVHRLRLLEGLLPLCEALRVYAAPSGQAAAFVLELGGGQQFVLALSADAWRGFSGEGNQLETLAEELPAEWVAGANALFRGNETFNPTLFALEHGLAPDTVDRLCASLSAMGLLGFDLLENQYFYRRLPFKTQRILSLNPRLKNARALLTAADDVQLVSIGPEGRTEARVRGTGVWYTVLVGGPEPARCTCPWYSGHQGQRGPCKHVLAAQLRFVQS, from the coding sequence ATGACTGATTTTGCTTATGCCTACGCCCGGCCGTCGGCGCTGGAAACGGGGCCCGAGGGCCAGGCCCTGCTGTTGTCGGCCTTTGCGGAAAACGCTGCTGATGCAGCCGGTACGGCCTGCTTTTTCCGCGGCCGTTTGCGCGACTCCTGGCTGGCGGCGCGGGGCCTGAGCACCCTGGCCAAAGTGGTAGCCGCCCGCTTCGTGCCCCAGAGCGCCGTGTTGCGCGACCCGATTGTGACGGCCGGGGCCGGGCGGCTGCGGTTCGAGGCGTTTTCGTCGTGCAATGGCGTATACGCCCGCCTCGACCTAGGCCCCGAGGCGCTGGACGGCGAGTTTCTGTGCAGCGGCACCACCAACGTCGATTTCAACGAGCCCATGGTGAATGCCCTGGCCCGCATTTCGCGCACCGAGCCGGTGCTGTTGTCGGTGGGCGAGCAAGAAGTGGTGCTGGAGCGGGCCGAAGGGCGCGTGACCGAGCGCAAAGTGGCCCTGCCGGAGCGCTGGATCAAGGGCCTGACCACCGTGCAGGGCTACTTGGCCCAGATGGAGGAAAAGCTGCGCCTCACCCGCCTGCAGGCCGTGCAGCTGGTGCAGAGCCTGCCCGCCGGCACCGCCCGCACCGATTTTTTCCTAGTGATGCGCGGCATGCGGCCCAGCTTTGCGGCCGTGGCCAGCCCCGGCGCAGTGCGGGTGGGCGGCGTGCACCGGCTGCGGCTGCTGGAAGGCCTGCTGCCGCTGTGCGAGGCCCTGCGCGTGTACGCCGCCCCCAGCGGGCAGGCGGCGGCCTTCGTGCTGGAGCTGGGCGGCGGGCAGCAGTTTGTGCTGGCCTTGTCAGCGGATGCGTGGCGCGGGTTTTCGGGCGAGGGCAATCAGCTGGAAACCCTGGCCGAAGAGCTGCCCGCCGAGTGGGTGGCCGGGGCCAACGCCCTGTTCCGGGGCAACGAAACCTTCAACCCCACCCTGTTTGCCCTGGAGCACGGCCTCGCCCCCGACACCGTGGACCGCCTCTGCGCCAGCCTCTCGGCCATGGGCCTGCTGGGCTTCGACCTGCTCGAAAACCAGTATTTCTACCGCCGCCTGCCCTTCAAAACCCAGCGCATCCTGAGCCTCAACCCGCGCTTGAAAAACGCCCGCGCCCTGCTCACGGCCGCCGACGATGTGCAGCTGGTGAGCATCGGGCCCGAGGGCCGCACCGAGGCCCGGGTGCGCGGCACCGGCGTGTGGTACACCGTGCTGGTGGGCGGCCCCGAGCCGGCCCGCTGCACCTGCCCCTGGTACAGCGGCCACCAGGGCCAGCGCGGCCCCTGTAAGCACGTACTGGCCGCCCAGTTGCGCTTCGTGCAGAGCTAG